One genomic window of Chelonoidis abingdonii isolate Lonesome George chromosome 5, CheloAbing_2.0, whole genome shotgun sequence includes the following:
- the ING2 gene encoding inhibitor of growth protein 2: MLQADALKEIDDVYEKYKTESDPIQKKRLQQHLQRALINSQELGDEKIQIVTQMLELVENRARQMETHSWCFQESDNEKPLEKAKVESCQPERSSRRPRRQRTSESRDLCHITNGIEDCDDQPPKEKRSKSSKKKKRSKAKQEREVSPVEFAIDPNEPTYCLCNQVSYGEMIGCDNEQCPIEWFHFSCVGLTYKPKGKWYCPKCRGDNEKTMDKCTDKSKKDRRSR, translated from the coding sequence ACGCATTAAAAGAAATCGATGATGTCTATGAGAAATATAAGACAGAAAGTGATCCCATTCAGAAGAAACGGTTGCAACAGCATCTTCAGCGAGCACTAATCAACAGCCAAGAACTGGGAGATGAGAAAATTCAAATAGTTACTCAGATGCTTGAACTGGTAGAGAATAGGGCCCGGCAAATGGAGACCCACTCTTGGTGTTTCCAAGAGTCAGATAACGAAAAGCCTCTAGAAAAAGCAAAAGTGGAATCTTGCCAACCAGAAAGATCTTCTCGTAGACCCCGTCGCCAGCGGACCAGCGAAAGCCGTGATCTGTGCCATATAACAAATGGGATTGAAGACTGCGATGACCAGCCACCTAAAGAAAAGAGATCCAAATCGTCCAAGAAAAAGAAACGCTCCAAGGCCAAACAAGAAAGAGAAGTTTCACCTGTTGAATTTGCAATAGATCCCAATGAACCAACTTACTGCTTGTGTAACCAAGTGTCCTATGGAGAAATGATAGGATGTGACAATGAACAGTGTCCCATTGAGTGGTTTCATTTTTCATGTGTTGGACTCACCTATAAACCAAAGGGGAAATGGTATTGTCCCAAGTGCAGAGGAGATAATGAGAAAACTATGGACAAATGTACTGACAAATCAAAAAAGGACAGAAGATCGAGGTAG